The Nocardioides sp. cx-173 genome segment ACCATCGCGGGGCTGCGCGCGGCCGGGCTGCTCCCGGCCGAGGGCGACGGCGGCACGCTGCCGGCCGACCAGCCGATCGCGGTCAAGGAGGCGGTGATGCCGTTCAACCGGTTCCGCACCCCCGACGGCGCGCAGGTCGACACCGTGCTGGGCCCGGAGATGAAGTCCACCGGCGAGGTCATGGGCTTCGACGCCGACTTCGGCACGGCGTTCGCCAAGGCACAGGCCGCGGCGTTCGGCTCGCTGCCGACCTCGGGCAGGGTGTTCGTCTCGATGGCCAACCGCGACAAGCGGCACATGATCTTCCCGATCAAGGTGCTCGCCGACCACGGCTTCGAGATCCTGGCCACCCAGGGCACCGCCGAGGTGCTGCGCCGCAACGGCGTCGACGCCACGATCGTGCGCAAGCACTTCCAGGGGCCCGGACCCGCAGGGGAGAAGACCACCGTCCAGCTGATCCTGGACGGCGAGATCCAGCTGGTCATCAACACCCCCAACGGCTCCGCCAGCGGCGGGGGCTCCGGCAGCTCGGCGCGCGTCGACGGCTACGAGATCCGCACGGCCGCGATCATGGCCAACATCCCCTGCATCACCACCGTGCAGGGCCTCGGCGCGGCCGTGCAGGGGATCGAGGCGCTGGAGCGCGGCGACATCGGGGTCCGCTCGCTGCAGGACTGGGCCCGCCGCTGATGGGGGCCTACTCGCTCCTGTTCGACCACGGCCTCACCCGAGTCGACCCCGAGCGGGCCCACCACCTCGGCTTTCGCGCGATCCGCGCGGGGCGACCGGTGCTGGGGGCGCTCGGGCGGCCGGGCGCCCCGGTCGAGGCGATGGGGCTGCGCTTCCCCAACGTGCTCGGTCTGGCGGCGGGCTTCGACAAGAACGCCGTCGGAATCGACGCGCTCGCCGCGCTCGGCTTCGGGCACGTCGAGGTCGGCACCGTCACCGGTGAGGCGCAGCCGGGCAACCCGAGGCCGCGGCTCTTCCGGCTGCCCGAGGACCGGGCCGTGGTCAACCGGATGGGCTTCAACAACGACGGCGCCGAGGTCGTCGCGCAGCGGCTGAGGCGACGCGCCTTGGCTCTGGCACGTCGGCAGCCCGACGACCGCCGCCCTGACTCCCGGCCACGCACCCAGCTGGGCGTCAACATCGGCAAGAGCAAGGTCGTGCCCGAGGACGAGGCGGTGCGCGACTACGAGAAGTCCGCACGGCTGCTGGCGCCGTACGCCGACTACCTGGTCGTCAACGTCAGCTCGCCCAACACCCCCGGTCTGCGCAACCTCCAGGCCGTCGAGAAGCTGGAGCCGATCCTCACCGCCGTCCAGGCCGTCTCCGACGGCGTGCCGCTGCTCGTGAAGATCGCCCCGGACCTCGCCGACGACGACGTGACGAGCGTCGCCGACCTGGCGCTGGCGATCGGGCTGGACGGCATCATCGCCACCAACACCACGATCTCCCGCGAGGGGCTGCGCAGCCCCGCCGCCCGTGTCGCAGCGATCGGAGCGGGCGGGCTGTCCGGCCGGCCGCTGACCGCGCGGGCGCTGGAGGTGACCCGGCTGCTGCGGCAGCGGGTCGGGCCGGACCTCACGCTGATCGGGGTCGGCGGGATCACCACGGTCGCCGACGCCCAGGCCAGGCTCGACGCCGGGGCCGACCTGCTGCAGGGTTACACCGCGTTCATCTACGAGGGGCCGGGGTGGCCTCGGCGCCTCGTCCGCGGCGTACAGGAGAAGAGATGAGCCAGTACGGCGACTACCAGAACGAGCTCTACCTCGCCGCACTCGGCGGGGTGCTGCCGCAGCACCCGTTCACCTACGACGACCTCGAACGCGGCGGGCTCGAGGTGCTGCCACCCGAGCTGCGCTCCTACGTGGCCGGCGGCAGCGGGAGCGAGGCGACGCAGCGTGCCAACGCGGAGGCCTTCGGCCGCTGGGCGCTGGTGCCGCGGATGCTGCGAGGGGCGGCCGAGCGCGACCTGTCGGTGGAGCTGTTCGGCAAGCGTCTGGCAAGCCCGCTGATGCTCGCCCCGGTCGGCGTGGTGGGGCTCTGCACGCCCGACGGCCACGGCGACATCGCCACCGCGCAGGTCGCCGCGCAGACCGGCGTACCGATGATCGCCTCGACGCTGATGAACGACCCGCTCGAGGACGTGGTGCCCCACTCCGGCGACACCCCGGCGTGGTTCCAGCTCTACACCCCCAAGAGCCGCGAGCTGGCCGCCAGCCTGGTGAGCCGTGCGGAGCGGGCCGGCTACGACGCCATCGTCGTCACCCTCGACACCTGGGTGCCCGGGTGGCGCCCGCGCGACCTGGCCAGCGGCAACTTCCCGCAGCTGCGCGGCAAGGTGCTGGCCAACTACACCTCGGACCCGGTCTTCCAGGAGATGACCGGCCCCGACCCCGACCTCGGCACCGTCGTGCTCACCTGGGTCAGCACGTTCGGCAACCCCCTCTCGTGGGACGACCTGCCGTGGCTGCGCTCGCTCACGACGCTCCCGATCGTGCTCAAGGGGATCTGCCACCCCGACGACGCCCGGCGCGCGCTCGACGCGGGCGTCGACGGCATCTACTGCTCCAACCACGGCGGTCGCCAGGCCGACGGCGGCGGGTCCGCGCTCGGGTGGCTGCCCGGCGTGGTGGACGCGGTCGCGGGGCAGGCGCCGGTGATCTTCGACTCCGGCGTGCGCACCGGCGCCGACGTGGTCAAGGCGATCGCGCTGGGCGCCACCGCCGTCGCGGTCGGCCGCCCCTACGTCTACGGCCTGGCCCTGGGCGGTGTCCCGGGTGCGGTCCACGTGCTCCGGTCGCTGCAGGCCGAGGCCGACCTGGTGATGGCCGTCGACGGCTACCCCACGCTCGCCGATCTCGACCGCGACGCCCTGGTGTGGCAAGGAGCGAACCGATGAGTCTCGACAGGCCGGACGGCAGCTCCTGCGTCGCTCCCGCGACCGCTCGACCTCCCCGTGTGAGCCACCCCCTCGCGAGCTCGGGGGTGGCGCGGTGACCTTCGGAGCGCGCCTGCACGCCGCCATGGCCGACCGCGGACCGTTCTGCGTCGGCATCGACCCGCACGCCGCCCTGCTGCGCGACTGGGGGCTCGACGACGACGTAGCCGGGCTGGAGCGGTTCGCACTCACCGTCGTGGAGGCGGTCGCACCCCACTGCTCGGTGGTGAAGCCGCAGTCGGCCTTCTACGAGCGTTTCGGCAGTCGTGGCGTGGCCGTCCTCGAGCGCGTCGTCGCCGAGTCCCGGGCCGCGGGCGCCCTGGTGCTGCTCGACGTCAAGCGCGGCGACATCGGCTCCACCTCCCAGGCCTACGCCGACGCCTACCTCGACCCGGCCTCGCCGCTCGCCGTCGACGCGATCACGGCCAGCCCCTACCTCGGCTTCGGCTCCCTCGCTCCGATGGTCGACACGGCTCGGGCCCACGGCGCCGGGGTGTTCGTCCTGGCGCTGACCTCCAACAAGGAGGGCCCCGAGGTGCAGGAGGCGCGCACCCAGGACGGCACCACCGTCGGCGCCCTGATGATCGAGCACCTGCGCCGGCTCAACGAGGGCGCCGAGCCCCTCGGCTCGTTCGGGGCGGTGGTGGGGGCCACGATCGGCGACACCGGGCTGGACTTCGCGTTCAACGGCCCGGTGCTCGCGCCGGGCTACGGCGCCCAGGGCGGCACGGCAGAGGACATCCGGCGGATCTTCGGTCCCGCGGCGGGCCGGGTCCTGGCCAGCTCCTCGCGCGAGGTGCTGCGCCTCGGTCCCGACCGGGCGGCCATGCGGGAGGCCGTGCGCGCGGCCAACGACGAGCTCCGGTCGTGACCCGCCGCTGCGGGATCGCGCTGGTGCTTCTGCTCACACTCCTGGCGGCCGGCTGCGGGGAGGACGACCCGTTCGCGGGCTACTGCGCGGAGGTCTCGGCCCAGCAGAAGTCGCTCTCGGAGGCCTTCGCCGGCCGCGGCCCCACGGCCCTGATCGACGCCCTGCCGAGCTTCGAGGCCCTGCGCGAGGAGGCGCCCCGCGACATCGAGGACGACTGGAAGGTGCTGGTCGCCAGCGTGGACACGCTCGTGGAGGCGCTGGAGGAGGCCGACGTCGACCCCGCGACGTACGACGCCACGAAGCCGCCTGCGGGCCTCAGCGCCGAGGAGAGGTCCGCGATCGAGGCGGCCGCGACGGAGCTCGCGGGCCCCGCGACGCGGGCGGCGCTCGCCGCGGTGGACCAGCAGTCGCGTGACGTATGCCAGACCCCGCTGTACCTGTGAGGGCGACGCCGCGAGCGCCGTTTCTAGAACACGCTCTCCTTGGCCGATTGCAGGCCCGTTGCCGACCTGACTAGATTGAGCCCCCAGTGGCACGTGCTCCCGTCGCCCTGACAACAGAAGGACCCAACTCGTGGCTCTGCCCCCACTGACACCTGAACAGCGCCAAGCCGCGCTGCAGAAGGCCGCCGCCTCCCGCCGCGAGCGGGCCGAGGTGAAGAACCGCCTCAAGAACTCCGGCGCGTCCATCACCGACGTCCTGCAGCAGGGCGCGACCAACGAGGTCATCGGCAAGATGCGGGTCATCGACCTGCTGCAGTCGATGCCCGGCCTCGGCAAGGTCCGGGCCCGCCAGACCATGGAGCGGCTCGGGATCGCCGAGAGCCGCCGGGTCCGGGGGCTGGGATCCAAGCAGGTGGCGGCACTGGAGCGCGAGTTCGCATCGGGCGAGTGATTCACCGGATACTGCCCCGGTGACCTCTGCTGCTGCGCACCACCGCCTCGTCGTGCTCGCCGGTCCCACGGCGGTCGGCAAGGGCACCGTGGCCGCCGCCGTACGCGAGCGGCACCCCGAGGTCTGGATCTCCGTCTCGGCGACCACCCGCGCGCCGCGGCCCGGCGAGGTCGACGGTGTCCACTACTGGTTCGTCGACGACGCGGAGTTCGACCGGCTCATCGCCGAGGACGCCCTCCTCGAGTGGGCCGTGGTCCACCAGGCCGCCCGCTACGGGACCCCCCGCGCGCCGGTCGAGGAGGCGCTGGCCGCCGGTCGGCCGGCGATGCTCGAGATCGACCTGCAGGGGGCGCGCCAGGTCCGCCGGACCATGCCCGAGGCGCTGTTCGTCTTCCTCAAGCCTCCCTCGTGGGAGGAGCTCGTCCGTCGCCTGGTCGGACGGGGCACCGAGTCCGAGGAGGAGCGGGAGCGCCGACTCGAGACCGCGCGGGCCGAGCTGGCCGCCGAGCCGGAGTTCGACGTCACCATCGTCAACCACGAAGTTCACGATGCAGCCGATGAGTTGGTATCCTGGATGGTGCCCGACTCCGAGCATTCCCATCGCGATGATCAGCACCGGGATCATCACCTGCCCAACGACTTGTGAGGCTTCACGCGTGTCTGCGCCCAACATCGACGCTCAGGGTGTCACCAACCCCTCGATCGACGACCTGCTCACCAAGACCGACAGCAAGTACAAGCTGGTGCTCTACAGCGCCAAGCGCGCCCGTCAGATCAACGCCTACTACTCCCAGCTGGGCGAGGGCCTGCTCGAGTACGTCGGCCCGCTGGTGGACACCCACGTCCAGGAGAAGCCGCTCTCGATCGCGCTGCGCGAGATCAACGAGGACCTGCTGACCTGCGAGGACGTCGACCCGGCCGAGCTCGCCGCCGAGGAGGCCGCCGCCAAGCAGGCCGCGATCGACGCCTCCTTCACGACGAGCGAGTGATCCGCTGAGCATCAGCGACTCCCACGTGGCCGCGCCCCCGACGGGGACGCGGCCGCGTGTCGTTCTGGGGGTCGCCGGCGGCATCGCGGCCTACAAGGCCTGCGAGCTGCTGCGGCGGCTGACCGAGTCGGGTCACGACGTGACCGTCGTGCCGACCGCCGCCGCGCTGGAGTTCGTCGGCGCGCCCACGTGGGCCGCGCTGTCGGGCAAGCCGGTCTCCACCTCGGTCTGGGACGAGGTGCACCAGGTGCCCCACGTGCGGATCGGGCAGAGCGCCGACCTGGTCGTGGTCGCACCGGCCACCGCGGACCTGCTGGCCAAGGCCGCCCACGGCCTGGCCGACGACCTGCTCACCAACACCCTGCTCACCGCTCGCTGCCCGGTCGTCTTCGCGCCCGCCATGCACACCGAGATGTGGGAGCACCCCGCGACCCAGGCCAACGTCGCCACGCTGCGCTCGCGGGGGGTCCTCGTCATCGAGCCCGCCGAGGGTCGCCTCACCGGCAAGGACACCGGCAAGGGCCGGCTGCCCGACCCCGACCAGATCTTCGACGTCTGCGTCGGCGTGCTTGCCCGCGGCGACGCCGCTGTCCCGCACGACCTGGCCGGTCGCCAGGTGGTGGTGTCGGCCGGCGGCACCCGCGAGTACCTCGACCCGGTCCGCTTCCTCGGCAACCGCTCCTCGGGGCTCCAGGGCTACGCCCTCGCCCGCACGGCGTACGCCCGTGGCGCCCAGGTCACGCTGGTCGCCGCCAACGTCGCGCTGCCCGACCCGGCCGGCGTCAAGGTCGTCCACGTCGGCACCACGGCCGAGCTGCGCACCGAGGTGCTGGCCGCGGCCGCCGCGGCCGACGCCGTGGTCATGGCCGCCGCGCCGGCCGACTTCCGCCCCGCGGAGGTGAGCGACGCCAAGATCAAGAAGGCCGACGACGGATCGGCCCCTCAGCTCGGCCTCGTGCAGAACCCCGACATCCTCCAGGAGCTCTCCCACCACCGCCCGCGCGCCGACGCGGTGATCGTCGGGTTCGCCGCGGAGACCGGTGACGCCACCGGCTCGGTGCGCGACCTGGCGGCCGCCAAGCTGGCCCGCAAGGGCTGCGACCTGCTCGTCGTCGACGACGTCAGCGGGGGAGCGGTGTTCGGCAGCCCGGACAACGAGGCGGTCATCCTGTCCGCCGACGGCGAGGCGACCGACGTGCCCCGCGGGTCCAAGGCCGCAGTGGCGGACGCGATCTGGGACCGGGTCGTGCGACGATTCGCTGACTGAGACGCCGGCCTAGCATGCTGGTGCCTCAAATACGCTGCACCGAGTCGAGTTTGCCTAACGGGAGTGAGTCGCACTGTGGCTGGACGTCTTTTCACCTCGGAGTCTGTGACCGAGGGGCACCCGGACAAGATCGCTGACCGCGTCAGCGACACCGTCCTGGACTACCTGATGGAGCACGACACCGACAAGGAGAACCTCCGCGTCGCCGTCGAGACGCTGCTGACCACCGGCCTCGTCGTCGTCGCCGGCGAGGTGCGCACCAACGCCTACGCCCCGGTCGCCGACCTGGTCCGCAGCGCCATTCTCGAGATCGGCTACGACTCCTCCGAGAAGGGCTTCGACGGCGCCTCCTGCGGCGTGCAGGTCGCCATCGGCGCGCAGTCCTCCGACATCGCCCAGGGCGTCGACCACGGCCACGAGTCGCGCGTGGGCTCCTCCGAGGACGAGCTCGACCAGCGCGGCGCCGGCGACCAGGGCCTGATGTTCGGCTACGCCTGCGACGACACCGACGTCCTGATGCCGCTGCCGATCGTCATCGCCCAGCGCCTGGCCGAGAAGCTCACCGAGGTGCGCAAGAACGGCACCATGAGCAACCTGCGCCCCGACGGCAAGACCCAGGTGACCATCGAGTACGACGAGGACGACCGCCCCGTGCGGATCGACACCGTCGTCCTGTCGACCCAGCACTCCGAGGACACCGACCTCACCAAGCTCGAGGCCGAGATCAAGCAGAACGTCATCGACCCGGTGCTCTCGACGTTCTCCCTGCCCTCCGAGGACTACCGTCTCCTGGTCAACCCGACCGGACGCTTCGTCGTCGGCGGCCCCATGGGCGACGCCGGCCTGACCGGCCGCAAGATCATCGTCGACACCTACGGCGGGATGGCCCGTCACGGTGGCGGCGCGTTCTCCGGCAAGGACCCCTCCAAGGTCGACCGCTCGGCCGCGTACGCCATGCGCTGGGTCGCCAAGAACGTCGTCGCGGCCGGCCTGGCCCGTCGCTGCGAGGCCCAGGTCGCCTACGCGATCGGGAAGGCCAAGCCGGTCGGGGTGTTCGTCCAGACCTTCGGCACCGGGATCGTCCCCGACGAGCAGATCCAGGCCGCGGTGCTCGAGGTCTTCGACCTGCGCCCCGCCGCGATCCTGCGCGACCTCGACCTGCTCCGCCCGATCTACGCCAAGACCTCGGCCTACGGCCACTTCGGCCGCGAGCTGCCCGAGTTCACCTGGGAGCGCACCGACCGCGCCGAGGCCCTCAAGGCCGCGATCAACGCCTGAGCCCCTGATCCACCGCTGACCCGTCAGAAACTTTCTGACGGGTCAGCGTCATTTCCGGGGTGTCGACGGGCGCTGGTAGAACTCTGGCCATGAGCGCACCCGACGAGCAGCCCGAGCTGCTGCCGGGCATGGTGCGGGCGACGGTGAAGGCGTCGCAGGCGAAGGCGCGGGCGACCCGGGCGCGGACCTCGGCCGCGGCGGCCGTGGCCGAGGTCGATCCTGTGGCCCGGGTGCTGGTGGACGTGCCGCTGGCCCATCTGGACCGGCCCTTCGACTACGCCGTCCCCGCGACGATGGACGAGGGGGTGCGGCCCGGCGTCCGGGTCAAGGTGCGCTTCGCCGGCCAGGACCTCGACGGGCTCGTCGTCGACCGGGGTGCCACCTCCGACCACCCGGGCACGCTGGCGCCGCTGCGGCGGCTGGTGAGCGCGGAGCGGGTGCTCTCGCCGGAGATCGCCGCGCTGGCCGACGACCTGGCGGAGCGCTACGCCGGCTCCCGGGCCGACGTGCTGCGGCTCGCCGTACCTCCCCGGCACGCGACCGCCGAGAAGGAGCCATCGCCACCGGCGCCCCCGCTGGGCGAGCTGCCGCCGGCCCCGGAGGGCTGGGCCGACCATCCCCTGGCGGCCGCGTACCTGCGTCACCTGCGCGAGGGGGGCTCGCCGCGGGCGGTCTGGGGCGCGGTGCCGGGCGCCGACTGGCCGGCGCTGGTGGCCCACGCGGCCGCCGAGACGTACGCCGGCGGCCGGGGCGTGCTCGTGTGCGTGCCCGACGGCAAGGACGTGGCGCGGCTCGAGCGGGCGCTGGTCGACCGGCTCGGCGAGGGCCACCATGTGGCGCTGACGGCAGGTCGGGGTCCGGCGGCCCGCTACCGCGAGTTCCTGGCCGTCAGCCGCGGGGCACGCCGGATCGTCGTCGGCACCCGCGCGGCGGCGTTCGCGCCGGTGCACGACCTGGGGCTGGTGGTCCTGTGGGACGACGGCGACGACCTGCACAGCGAGCCGCGGGCGCCCTACCCGCACGTGCGCGAGACGCTGCTGCTGCGCGCCGAGCGGGAGGG includes the following:
- a CDS encoding quinone-dependent dihydroorotate dehydrogenase; this translates as MGAYSLLFDHGLTRVDPERAHHLGFRAIRAGRPVLGALGRPGAPVEAMGLRFPNVLGLAAGFDKNAVGIDALAALGFGHVEVGTVTGEAQPGNPRPRLFRLPEDRAVVNRMGFNNDGAEVVAQRLRRRALALARRQPDDRRPDSRPRTQLGVNIGKSKVVPEDEAVRDYEKSARLLAPYADYLVVNVSSPNTPGLRNLQAVEKLEPILTAVQAVSDGVPLLVKIAPDLADDDVTSVADLALAIGLDGIIATNTTISREGLRSPAARVAAIGAGGLSGRPLTARALEVTRLLRQRVGPDLTLIGVGGITTVADAQARLDAGADLLQGYTAFIYEGPGWPRRLVRGVQEKR
- a CDS encoding alpha-hydroxy-acid oxidizing protein, which codes for MSQYGDYQNELYLAALGGVLPQHPFTYDDLERGGLEVLPPELRSYVAGGSGSEATQRANAEAFGRWALVPRMLRGAAERDLSVELFGKRLASPLMLAPVGVVGLCTPDGHGDIATAQVAAQTGVPMIASTLMNDPLEDVVPHSGDTPAWFQLYTPKSRELAASLVSRAERAGYDAIVVTLDTWVPGWRPRDLASGNFPQLRGKVLANYTSDPVFQEMTGPDPDLGTVVLTWVSTFGNPLSWDDLPWLRSLTTLPIVLKGICHPDDARRALDAGVDGIYCSNHGGRQADGGGSALGWLPGVVDAVAGQAPVIFDSGVRTGADVVKAIALGATAVAVGRPYVYGLALGGVPGAVHVLRSLQAEADLVMAVDGYPTLADLDRDALVWQGANR
- the pyrF gene encoding orotidine-5'-phosphate decarboxylase; protein product: MTFGARLHAAMADRGPFCVGIDPHAALLRDWGLDDDVAGLERFALTVVEAVAPHCSVVKPQSAFYERFGSRGVAVLERVVAESRAAGALVLLDVKRGDIGSTSQAYADAYLDPASPLAVDAITASPYLGFGSLAPMVDTARAHGAGVFVLALTSNKEGPEVQEARTQDGTTVGALMIEHLRRLNEGAEPLGSFGAVVGATIGDTGLDFAFNGPVLAPGYGAQGGTAEDIRRIFGPAAGRVLASSSREVLRLGPDRAAMREAVRAANDELRS
- the mihF gene encoding integration host factor, actinobacterial type, which translates into the protein MALPPLTPEQRQAALQKAAASRRERAEVKNRLKNSGASITDVLQQGATNEVIGKMRVIDLLQSMPGLGKVRARQTMERLGIAESRRVRGLGSKQVAALEREFASGE
- the gmk gene encoding guanylate kinase, translated to MTSAAAHHRLVVLAGPTAVGKGTVAAAVRERHPEVWISVSATTRAPRPGEVDGVHYWFVDDAEFDRLIAEDALLEWAVVHQAARYGTPRAPVEEALAAGRPAMLEIDLQGARQVRRTMPEALFVFLKPPSWEELVRRLVGRGTESEEERERRLETARAELAAEPEFDVTIVNHEVHDAADELVSWMVPDSEHSHRDDQHRDHHLPNDL
- the rpoZ gene encoding DNA-directed RNA polymerase subunit omega; translated protein: MSAPNIDAQGVTNPSIDDLLTKTDSKYKLVLYSAKRARQINAYYSQLGEGLLEYVGPLVDTHVQEKPLSIALREINEDLLTCEDVDPAELAAEEAAAKQAAIDASFTTSE
- the coaBC gene encoding bifunctional phosphopantothenoylcysteine decarboxylase/phosphopantothenate--cysteine ligase CoaBC produces the protein MAAPPTGTRPRVVLGVAGGIAAYKACELLRRLTESGHDVTVVPTAAALEFVGAPTWAALSGKPVSTSVWDEVHQVPHVRIGQSADLVVVAPATADLLAKAAHGLADDLLTNTLLTARCPVVFAPAMHTEMWEHPATQANVATLRSRGVLVIEPAEGRLTGKDTGKGRLPDPDQIFDVCVGVLARGDAAVPHDLAGRQVVVSAGGTREYLDPVRFLGNRSSGLQGYALARTAYARGAQVTLVAANVALPDPAGVKVVHVGTTAELRTEVLAAAAAADAVVMAAAPADFRPAEVSDAKIKKADDGSAPQLGLVQNPDILQELSHHRPRADAVIVGFAAETGDATGSVRDLAAAKLARKGCDLLVVDDVSGGAVFGSPDNEAVILSADGEATDVPRGSKAAVADAIWDRVVRRFAD
- the metK gene encoding methionine adenosyltransferase: MAGRLFTSESVTEGHPDKIADRVSDTVLDYLMEHDTDKENLRVAVETLLTTGLVVVAGEVRTNAYAPVADLVRSAILEIGYDSSEKGFDGASCGVQVAIGAQSSDIAQGVDHGHESRVGSSEDELDQRGAGDQGLMFGYACDDTDVLMPLPIVIAQRLAEKLTEVRKNGTMSNLRPDGKTQVTIEYDEDDRPVRIDTVVLSTQHSEDTDLTKLEAEIKQNVIDPVLSTFSLPSEDYRLLVNPTGRFVVGGPMGDAGLTGRKIIVDTYGGMARHGGGAFSGKDPSKVDRSAAYAMRWVAKNVVAAGLARRCEAQVAYAIGKAKPVGVFVQTFGTGIVPDEQIQAAVLEVFDLRPAAILRDLDLLRPIYAKTSAYGHFGRELPEFTWERTDRAEALKAAINA